The following are encoded together in the Capsulimonas corticalis genome:
- a CDS encoding M14 family zinc carboxypeptidase yields the protein MNVKKCWKLGALLLAAGTAQLPSAAAPKDPVTAPMTKPIASRVTSYVRMTSELRADAAASPLLTLASIGKSTHGKTLWLMRAGEPAVASEKTVRVLFLCRQHGDEPASTEAVLGLLSRLAHGKEPELRAQLRQTTFYFVPMVNPDGADANTRRNGVGADLNRDWGAFAQPETRAVHDVAQKLSPHVVIDAHNWDGDDPYNANCIEADRDRESEIAGAARETQSAAAMALSRLGFQINATAYGPQADPRLAHRYFTSQNLVSLLVETHSGDPGDVSDFVRRQGVYVGLIHALGDNLSASGTLARLDGLENRDDSREAQAGVADRKIFAVSKTAAAPVAGRPARRAPRWLPVVLAFAVALWALFQGRAVLDSEPPAPRYRFCRKSWLRNVPGSRVAAVAGIRPAAARGALRSAYTVNASNALPARRELTPDLSERRRDSSTPRTRGFARASAAPSDDLHARLLCLR from the coding sequence ATGAACGTCAAAAAGTGCTGGAAATTGGGAGCCCTGCTGCTAGCGGCGGGGACGGCGCAGCTTCCGTCGGCCGCGGCTCCCAAAGACCCCGTCACTGCGCCGATGACAAAGCCTATCGCCTCGCGGGTGACATCGTATGTGCGGATGACATCGGAGCTGCGCGCGGACGCCGCCGCCAGCCCGCTGCTGACGCTTGCGTCCATCGGCAAATCCACACACGGCAAAACGCTCTGGCTGATGCGCGCCGGCGAACCGGCCGTCGCCTCGGAGAAGACCGTTCGGGTGCTGTTCCTCTGCCGCCAGCATGGCGACGAGCCCGCCAGCACCGAAGCTGTCCTCGGTCTTTTAAGCCGCCTTGCGCATGGCAAAGAACCCGAGCTGCGCGCGCAGCTTCGTCAGACGACGTTTTATTTTGTCCCGATGGTCAATCCGGATGGCGCCGACGCCAACACGCGCCGCAACGGGGTAGGGGCGGACCTGAACCGCGACTGGGGCGCGTTCGCGCAGCCGGAGACGCGCGCCGTCCACGACGTCGCTCAGAAGCTCAGCCCGCATGTGGTGATCGACGCGCATAACTGGGACGGCGACGATCCCTACAACGCCAACTGCATTGAGGCGGACCGCGACCGCGAAAGCGAGATCGCCGGCGCCGCGCGCGAAACCCAGTCCGCCGCCGCGATGGCGCTTTCACGCCTCGGATTTCAAATCAACGCGACCGCGTACGGGCCGCAGGCCGATCCGCGTCTTGCCCATCGCTACTTCACATCCCAGAATTTGGTGTCGCTGCTCGTCGAAACGCACTCGGGCGATCCGGGCGATGTGAGCGACTTCGTGCGCCGCCAGGGTGTCTATGTCGGACTGATCCATGCGCTGGGGGATAATCTGTCGGCGAGCGGGACGCTGGCGCGGCTCGACGGGCTGGAGAATAGAGACGATTCGCGCGAAGCCCAGGCGGGCGTTGCCGACCGAAAAATCTTCGCGGTGAGCAAGACGGCGGCGGCTCCTGTCGCCGGCCGGCCGGCGCGGCGGGCGCCACGCTGGCTTCCCGTGGTTCTGGCCTTCGCCGTCGCGCTGTGGGCGCTGTTCCAGGGACGAGCCGTGCTGGATTCGGAGCCGCCCGCGCCTCGGTACCGGTTCTGCCGCAAGTCCTGGCTGCGGAATGTCCCCGGCAGCCGCGTCGCCGCCGTGGCGGGCATTCGGCCGGCGGCGGCGCGCGGCGCCCTCCGTTCGGCGTATACCGTGAACGCCTCGAACGCCTTGCCCGCGCGCCGGGAGCTTACGCCGGATCTTTCGGAGCGGCGACGTGATAGTTCGACGCCACGGACACGAGGGTTTGCTCGGGCCAGCGCAGCGCCGTCAGACGACCTCCATGCGCGGCTCCTGTGTCTACGTTGA
- a CDS encoding metallophosphoesterase encodes MEKYDIIGDVHGCLDALTRLTAALGYNAVGEHPEGRTLVFVGDLINRGPDTAGVLRFAIDRWRRKQAQMVMGNHDVILAKWLRGEAMEPGRTGLDETIRQIESQTDSAQFKDDIRALLADAPLYRILDGGQLIVAHAGIEEKMIGHEDDPEVQRFILYGDAIGKSPEGKTIRRDWAADYRGSAFIVYGHTPQERAEIRYNTVNVDTGAAHGGRLTALRWPEQTLVSVASNYHVAAPKDPA; translated from the coding sequence CTGGAAAAGTACGATATCATCGGCGATGTCCACGGCTGTTTGGACGCATTGACGCGATTGACGGCCGCTCTGGGCTATAACGCCGTCGGCGAGCATCCTGAAGGACGCACGCTGGTATTCGTGGGAGATCTGATCAACCGAGGCCCCGATACGGCGGGTGTGCTGCGCTTTGCGATCGACCGATGGCGGCGTAAGCAAGCCCAGATGGTGATGGGAAATCATGATGTCATTCTCGCGAAGTGGCTGCGAGGCGAGGCGATGGAGCCGGGCCGGACGGGGCTGGACGAGACGATCCGACAGATTGAAAGTCAGACGGACAGCGCTCAGTTTAAGGACGACATCCGGGCTCTGCTCGCCGACGCGCCTTTATATCGGATTCTCGACGGGGGACAGTTGATCGTCGCGCATGCGGGGATCGAGGAAAAGATGATCGGCCATGAGGATGATCCGGAGGTCCAGCGCTTTATTCTTTATGGAGATGCGATTGGCAAGAGTCCGGAAGGTAAGACGATCCGCCGCGACTGGGCGGCGGACTACCGGGGATCGGCGTTTATCGTCTACGGGCACACGCCGCAGGAGCGCGCCGAGATCCGTTACAACACTGTCAACGTAGACACAGGAGCCGCGCATGGAGGTCGTCTGACGGCGCTGCGCTGGCCCGAGCAAACCCTCGTGTCCGTGGCGTCGAACTATCACGTCGCCGCTCCGAAAGATCCGGCGTAA